The window ACACCACCGGAAACATCACTAAAAGTGAAGTCTTccttttctattattaaatacTTTCTTCCTTACAAATAAATACTCtccttatttcaaaattattggtcttttatttcattttgcaaaatttatttcatGAATTTCCATATCAAATTATTAgaacttatttgttttctatttctaagaaaataaatttattttgaaaaaaatatcaaactaatttcaatatatttgtttaagcttaaataaaatagaattagaaACTACTTTtctgattatttaaaaaattatgtcgagcaccttttgaaataaaaaacttctattttcataaaatctctgaaaagtaaattaatttttaataccttcttaaaaaaaattaaatttaaacaaattgatccttaatatttctttttaatttaattatctatGATCAATTAAAGGAGAAttactttctttatttttttttattctttactgGAGGAGAGAAGCACTCCGTATCTCTTTACAAAAAGatttagaagtaaaaaaaaaaattatataagaatagTGAATAATTATTAAGTGAGAGTAATAAGAGTTTAGGAactgataaataataaaattatctaaaatttgGGAACACcagaaaaagatatatattattatggGATAACAagtttaatgaaatatttacatttcatcattaaaataatattgtgtctattaaattaaattttaaacatctcTGTATAAATTGAATTAAGTATCCGTGTAATTGctagttattatatatttttgaaatcaatGATTTTATCGTTTAGTCTTTACAACTGCCAAACAAAGCTTTACATGGATTAAATTTCACTATATCGAATCCTCTTTTTAAAAAGCATTCGAGTCCATATCTTTGCTTGGTTTGATTTGATGCTTTAGAGTTTAGACCTTTTGTTCTAAAAGCTTTGTATACTTACAAGTGATTTGGTAATCCCACTCAAACTTGATGTTCCGATAATTAAGGAATCAAGAGTACATAACAATTTCTAATGGACAATGGTGCAATTAGTTTCTTATCAATATCCATTTACACTAATACTAATTAAGCAGGATCAAAAGGAGCCATCATTTGAAATGTATTAGTTGATCTCAGTAAATTTGTGAGCCTGTCGGCACTTATCGTACGTGTTTCTGGTCAAAATGCGAGATATTCCGATTCAGGTAAGTCACAAAAAAGtagctatttttattattattttattaatataagcttttagattaattttagctaataaaataaaaatgtttaaatatttttccacttttaattatttaaaatcggttgtaataattaatgttaaaaaatcagcatcattatgattattattataattattgataCATTATTTGTAATGCTAGTAGTTTTTTATTCGTTTTCCCCCCATATCATCATTATGCTGCTATCTTACTAGTCGGCACCACCTTCCAGAATTGCTGACCTTGGATCAACTACAATTTATGAAGCTAACCATCCACGGATTTTCATGAATAATTAATCCGCAGACAGCAGGTCTGGAGATAAGTTATAAGCATGACAAGAtaggaaaaaaaacactaattatGATATTAGTGCTAACTAACTATATAAACTCCCTCTCCCAGTTCCATTAATTGCTTTACCTTTACGATCGAATTGATCagtaaaattgaattcaatAAAACTTGATTTACCCTCACAGACTTAATTAGGCATCACTGTTATCCAAGCAGGTGTTTCAAATTATTGCCTCATATTATGTCATATCCCAATTCCTAATACAGAGACTACACTTAGCAGAAGCAGCATATACATGTgattttatttacacacacacacacacatatatatatatatatatatatatatatatatcaaatgtcTGGTCCACGAAAGTCcataaaacacaaaaacaaggaCAATAATCCCAATATTACAAGTTATAGTTGATTGCCTCAATGGCCAATAATCATTCTCAAATCTGCTCACTATTTTCTTCACTGGGAGACATGGCATTGGCATCCACTACAGAATAGACTCCTCACCCATGTTATTATCTGAAAATTCCAAGCAAGTCTTTCTAACTTTTATAATGTCATAAATATCAAGGAATTTTTTTCAAGAATGGGgaccattttttttcaaaaaagaagagaagaaaagtcgATAGCTAATTGTTTGATTgacctttttaatttttcttatataatttatttctacACATGTGCGATCATTGCCTTTTATATTTGAGTTAATTAAACAAAGCCAACgataataatacaataaaatagcTAATCTTAGGTCAAAATAATCCACACCCACAATTTCGCACCAACTGCAACAAGGTGGGAACAGTAGTACTCTTGGGCGAATCGTTTTCGGGCAAACGACAATTGGGGTCCTCAAAACAACGTCATTTTCTAAAAACGCTACATTCTCGCTTTCACGTTCATTCGatcgttaaaaaaaaagaaagaaaaaagaacgaGGTTAACGGtagcaaaaattaaataatttctgTTATGGACCAATATCATACCCACTTGCTTCGTCTTAAGAGCACGTACATGCGGAGTTTACGCTTCAACCGCCGGTGGGACCCAGCACAAAAGGACAAAAGGGACAATAAGGCCATGACAGTTATTCCGTTGAATGGACTCCAGCGTTGCACTATAAAAGAACCCAAAAGCCATTAACGGTCTCATAAAATAAAACCGCCTGTCGGCGACATATCCGAATCACTGAAAATGCAGTGCCAGCGCTTCTCCGCCGTGCTTTTTCTAAGCTTATGCTTTAGAATTGCGCAAGTATACGCGCACGGGGATTCTGATCTGGACGAACATTGGTACACCGGAACCGCCACGTGGTACGGCGACCCCGAAGGCAACGGTAGCAACGGTAAGGACTAAATTAGATTAAACACAGACTCGGCGAgttgattattattatgtaggtgAATGTTAATGTAGATTGATGAGCACGTTAACGTTCAGGAGGGGCATGTGGGTATGGTACGTTGGTGGACGTGAAGCCTTTGAAGGGAAGGGTGGCAGCAGTGGGGCCAGTGCTGTTTAAGAAGGGTGAAGGTTGTGGTGCTTGCTATAAGGTCAAGTGTTTGGACCGTAGCATTTGTTCCAAACGGGCAGTGACGGTTATAATAACCGATGAGTGCCCGGGCTGTCGGACTGACCGAACGCACTTCGACCTCAGTGGCTCTGCCTTTGGCCGCATGGCGCTTTCGGGTGAAAACGTTAAGCTCAGAAACCGAGGTGAAATCCCAATCCTTTATCGAAGGTactcataacatcataatgtctacatttttttctctctctttttcggcTTAACCTAGTTTGATTGTATTTTTGGCAGAGCATCATGCAAGTATGGTGGCAAAAACATTGTCTTCCATGTCAATGAAGGTTCCACACCTTTTTGGCTATCTCTTCAGGTGGAGTTTCAAAATGGAGATGGGGTGATTGGCTCCATGCATATACAACAGGTACGCTTTCTCTCTTctgttttgttcatattttactTGACATCATTTTTAACTATACATTTATTCCTTAAAATCTCAATTTCCAACCATTTACCGTCATTCACATCTAGCTAGAATAATATATACTATTACTAGAAtagcaaaatgaagaaagataGTTGAACCCCATAAGAGTGAGAGAGAAGAAACCTTCAACTTCTGGTGTCCATAAAATCATTTACAACTACTGGTAGTAGCATCTGATGTCTACAAGAACGTGATGAGATActctatatattttaatatttcatatataGCTAGAACGTACAGATGCTTTACTTAATTAAAGTGCAACACATAGTAAACTAGTAATAATCTCTGGGGCCCAAGGAACTGTCATACTCATACCATCAAACTGATTGCGTACATTAGGTGAAGCTAATAAATTATCCAtcgatttcaaatttaaaattgtggAAATGTagttacattaaaaattaagatgaaaGCATGGACATGTATGGTTAGGACATGATTCGGTGGACAATTCCAATTCCAATTCCAATTCCAAATGTTGTGGATGTCTTTTTAGATCACGTGCCGGTGCTATGCAGTTCCATCTTTTGTACTTTACATTGGAATCATTGGATTATATGCCCAAGGTTGTAATCCATTTCTACCCTATTAAAAATACACTATCCAAAGTGTT of the Glycine max cultivar Williams 82 chromosome 13, Glycine_max_v4.0, whole genome shotgun sequence genome contains:
- the EXPB9 gene encoding expansin-B3-like precursor, which gives rise to MQCQRFSAVLFLSLCFRIAQVYAHGDSDLDEHWYTGTATWYGDPEGNGSNGGACGYGTLVDVKPLKGRVAAVGPVLFKKGEGCGACYKVKCLDRSICSKRAVTVIITDECPGCRTDRTHFDLSGSAFGRMALSGENVKLRNRGEIPILYRRASCKYGGKNIVFHVNEGSTPFWLSLQVEFQNGDGVIGSMHIQQAGSSEWLQMKREWGANWCIIKGPLKGPFSVKLSTSTGKSLIAKDVIPSNWAPKASYTSRLNFLS